The Juglans regia cultivar Chandler chromosome 16, Walnut 2.0, whole genome shotgun sequence nucleotide sequence TTATTGGTTTCTAGACattaatatttagatatattttgttttgaagttttattttacatttataagcTTTTGACCTTTTATTcttgtttaatattttaatatgttaacttttaaaattttctacttttttatcatatttttatgttattttaaatttttttatgtttaataaatataattaatatgcaaaatGTCAACTGAATTAACATGTTAGAGAGAGGCTAGGAGCCGGACCCGGTGTGTAGAGGAgatttacaccctccaatagTCTAATGGCCTTGTGGCACATCAAAAAAGTGAAAGAATAGAACCGGGTACCCAAATCCCCCCCTCGTTCTCTCTGTTTctcccaactctctctctctctcaagcacTAGAGTTTTACTTAtcggtctcgtttgttttcataatttctttcaactcatctcatcttatcattacaactttctcaaattttcatacaaaataaaataaacaattcaattttttcaaatctcaaaataaaaataatattaaaaaaatatattataacaatattttattcaacttttaactttaatataaactcatctcaCTTCATTTGCAAAAACAAGTGAGGCTCATCAAGAATTGTTatagaaaaatgtttatgtattcTCATTAATTCCAAATGTATTACAAGAGGTCTTTTATAGTGAGATGCTAAAATGAATGTACAAAGAATATTCTGTGGACTAATGGTTCATGGTTTGTTACAAATGCAGAGGTGCAACTCATGCACACAGCAGCTAATAGCTTTTGGATGAATAACTCGTTACGAGACTATGCTTGGTTCACTTGGTTGTGAGGACTGTGATGGTGCAGTTGTTctagaagaaatattttccttaacatTTCCTATCAAATCAAGTGACAATGATTGAATACGAAGACTTGAACACAGATGAGTGAAACGAGCTGCCGAGAGAGGTTTGGTTAGGATGTCGGTGAGCTGATCTTTTCCAGAAATAAAGGAGACATTCAATGACTTGTTGAGGACCCGATCACGAACAAAGTGAAAGTCAATTTCGACATGCTTTGTTCTAGTATAGAAAATGGGACTTGATGACAAATAAGTTGCTCCTACATTATCACAGTAGAGTAGAGGTGCACGGGTGAACACTACTCCAAGGTCTCTACAGAGATGTTGCAGCCAGATTACCTCAGCATTGGTATTGACTACGGCTTTAACCTCAGCTTCGGTTGATGAATGTGCTATTGTAGGTTGTTTCTTTGAAGACCATGAGATCAAGTTGTAGCCGAGGAAAATGCAGTAGCCACTAGTTGATCTTCGATTGTCGAGGCATCCAGCCCAATCGGCTTCGAAAAAGGCAATGAGACTTGAATTAGGAgatggagagagttgaagacCAACGTGAGAAGTATTTTTAAGGTATCAAGATGCATTTGACGGTTGCCAATGGGGAATTCGCAGGACATGCATAAATTGGCATACCTTGCTAACAACAAATGCAAGGTCAGGTCTAATGAAGGAGAGGTACCGGAGTGAGCCAACGAAGTTGTGATATAGTGTGGGATCCTCAAATAAGTTGCCATTGAAGGCACTGAGTTTCTCGAATGTGGCCATTGGGGACTTAACTGGCTTGGCAAGTAACATGTTAGTTTTGTGCAACAAATCAATGATGTATTTCTACTGTGTGAGTAGCAGACCGTTGGAAGTGTAGGTCGCTTCGACACCcaagaaaaaatttaacttgTCGAGATCAGTTATGGGAAAGTTAGTGTGTAGAGTCGAGATAAGATCTTGAATGGCTTACTGTGAGGAACTTGTAACTAACtgatcatcaacataaactaagACAAAGATAGTAATTGTTCTAGTAGTGCGTAAAAATAGTGATGGATTAGTTGTTGAAATGACAAAGCTGAGATCAGTTAGACGACAACTGAGGTGCAAATACCACGCACGAGGGGACTGGCGAAGGCCATATATGACCTTGTTCAACCTGCAAAAATGAGAAGGAAATTGTGGGTGTGAAAAACCAAGGGGTTGGGACATGAACATTGTCTCGTGCAAGGGGCCATGCAGAAAAGTGTTTTGGACATCATATTGTCGAGGGACCCATCCTTGAGAAATGTCCAATGCAAGTACAAGATGAATCATTGTGGCCTTGACTACTGGACTAAAAATCTCATCGAAATTGATACTGGATTGTTGAAGAAATCCTTTAGCAACTAAACGAGCCTTCCGTCACTCAATAGTCCCATCGGCAAGCTGTTTGGTGAGAAACACCCACTTGCATGCCACAATATTAGATGTTTGAGCGGCTTAAACTAATGTCCAGGTGTTGTTGGCAGGCATTAAACTCTTTTGACATGGCTTCACACCATTTTACATATTGTTGTACAGTGGAAAAGCATGAAGGGGCTTCGGGTATGGTTGTTTTGTTATTAAGAAATGCTTGGGGAGGTGGCTAGCGGATGGTCTCGTCAGTGAACTGCCGAGGATGACTGGAAGTAGCCTGCGATCTAGTTTCCATTGAATTTATATGATGTTGAGCAACCATGGGAGAAAAGCTTTGTGTAGGTGGTGATGAAATAGTGCAGGTGGAAGGATGGGGGCCCAAAATTGAGGGAGACGAAGATGATGTTGATGAGTGTGGGTTGAGGTTAAAAAGAGGTAATGCAACATGGGTGGGTTGAGCagtgggcttgggcttgggaaTGTTAGCAAATGGGtaagaatttttattgaattgtaCGTCTTTGGAATATAGATACGGCCCATTGGAATGTGATAGCAAACATAGCTTATGTGAAGAAGACTAAGGCCCAAAAAGACACTAGAAGCAACATGTTATGCGAACTTGTGATGATTATAAGGACTTGTGAGAGGCCAACATTCTGAACCAAAGGTGCGCAAGGATTTATAGTCAGGGTGTTTTTGgtgaaaaaggagaaaatgagatgaattatttAGAGATGAAGTAGGTAAcatgttaattaaataaactacaTGAAGAAAGGCATAGGACTAGAATTTCAAAAGAACTGACGCATGAGAAAGAAGAGCTAATCCCGTATCGACAATATaacgatgttttctttcaattatACCGTTTTGATTGTGGGTATGGGGACATGACGATGGATAATACCATTAGTTGctagataatttgagaaaggcCGAAACTCGTCTCCCCAATCCGATTGGAATTGTTTAATGTTAGTGTTAAATTGGAGTTCAACATGTGCtttaaacttaataaaaatatcaaaagctTGAGATATGGATTTTAAGGGGAAAAGCcatataaattgagataaatcaTCGACAAATGAATTATGGTATTGATAACTATCATTTGATACATGAGGAGATGACCCCCAAAGgtctgaaaaaaattaaatcgaaAGGTGCAACAGATTTATGTGGTCGTGTGTGAGCTGGACGCTTATGTGACTTTGCTTGGGCACATGCATTACAGATGGAAGACGATTGAGAATGATCATATGGCAAACCATGTTGTTGTAGAATAGAGCGAACAAGTTTCATGGAGGGATGGCCAAGTCGAGAATGCCATTGTGGAACCGAGGAGATGGTGCTGGTCAGTGCAGAGGGATGGACATATGATGGTGAGAAGGAGTACAGACCGTTATTTGTGATCCCACAGAGTAGAGGTTTCCCTGACTTACAATCCTTAACACAaaatgaattagagaaaaatgcaaaaaagaCGTTATTATCAATGCAAAATTGGCAGACAAAGATAAGATTTTTCTGGAAAGAAGGAACAAAAAGCAATTTATTGAGAAGAAATGTTGAGGTGGGAGAGGAGAGGGAGGCTGAACTAGAATTGGAGATGGGAATAACAGTTCCATCACCAACACGTAGTTGATCCTCTCCATGGTATTTGACAGATTGCAAATTCAACTTGGCCAGATCATTTGTGATGTGATTAGTGGCAGCAGTGTTCAAGTACTAGGTTGCATCTAAGGGGTAATTGGACAAGTTTTTAGTTGTAGGTGGTGCAGCAGTATATGCTTGATTAAAACGATAGAGGCAGGTAAGGGCCGAGTGACCTCGGCGATTGCAAACTTGACATATCAGCGGAGGGTCAGTATTAGATGAAGAACTAGGTCCGTGATTACCTGAGAAACCACCACGACCACGATTAGGAGTGTATCagcctccaccaccaccacgtCCATGATAAGGATTGCGAACAGGAAATGGGCCTCGACCATGCTCAGCAGAGGTGGGTTTAGTTGTGAAATTCGCAGAAACATCAGCAGGAAAGAGACTTGTTTCAGAGTGATGAAGCAGTCTAGCTTCATGAGCTAGCAAGTGGCCAAGTAATTCTTTAGGAGCAATATGGTCAAGACGTGTTGCAACGGATGAGACAGGAGCATCATAGTCAAGTCCTAGTCCAACAAGCAAATAAGTAACAAACTTAGTAGGTATAAAAGGTCGCCCAGCTGCTGCCATGGTGTATGCTAAATTTTTGGCACGACGAAAATAGATGGAAATGGAATCAGCTCCTTTCTTTAGCGAAGCAAGCTAGAGCTGAGTTTGAATTAATCGTGCTTAGGAAACAAAGGCATAGGTGGATTCAAGAGAAATCCATACGACATGAGCAGAAGTGTAACTGATAACTTTGGCAATCAAAGGTTccgagagagaggaaattaTTGCAGGGGCAGGTtggtttggggcacaagacaaaatataaaattctcatctcatctcatttcatcattacatatttttcaaatctctatataaaatataataaacaattcaactttttcaaatcccaaaataataataatattaaaatataatattttaaactttcaaataaaacacaaaattctcatctcacctcccaaacctgtcTCGTTGGTCTTGTTGGATCTAGAGATCATATTATGGATTTGGACAAGAATCATCAAGAAGAGGTTTAGGTTCTGGGCAAGAGCCATCTACATATTTGTAGAGTTATTAGCCACATAGATAGGGAACAAGCTAGACCTTCCATAGGAGATAGTTCTTGGATGTGAGTTTTACAGAGATGGTGTGGGAAAGATCTGGGATGGATAGGGTGGGAGAAGAATGAGTTGGAGAAGAAGCCATGGATGCTAGTCCTGTGTGGCACTAGATACCATGTTATAGAAAAATGTTTCTATATTCCCATTAATTCCCAATGTATTACATAGGTATTTTATAGTGAGATGCTAAAACGAAAGTACAAAGAATATTCTATGGACTAATGGTTTTTGGTTTGTTACAAATTCAAAGGTGCAGCTCATGCATCTAGCAGCTGGCAACTTTTGGAAGAATAATTTGTTATGGAACTGTGCTTGGTTCACTTGACTGTGAGGATTGTGATAGTGCAGTTGTTCTAAAAGGAATATTTTCCTTAACAATAATAACTTCAAACATGATGGGGTGTGAATAGGAGATTTACACCCTTCACTGAACTTGTGACACATCATGATTTGAAGAAGTAAAAGAATAGAGCTAACATAGAGAACCAAATCTCATGCAATCCCCCGTCTCTCTCAAGACCTGGgtcgtgctctctctctctctctctcccccctccctcAAGCAACACCATTAGAGAAGAAATAGGTTCTAACAAAAAGACCAATAAGAGGCAATAAAAACCTATCAAAATGAAATTGAGAGTCAagagttcaaatttttttatctaagttATGTCTCGTTCGGTTatatagataagatgaaaaatctgtgaataataataagataatttatgaataatagtaaaatagtttgagttaatattttatgagattttgagaaatgtaaaaaaaagttaaataaaaacattacaaagttaaaataaggttagaatataactttttaatattatttttattttaaaattgaaaaaaattgaattattttttatattttgcttaaAAACTATAAGAGAGAGGCTAGGAGCCGAACCTGGTGTGGAGAGGAGATTTACACCCTCCAATGGCCTTGTGACACATCACCgtttcaaaaaatgaaagaatagaACCGAATTGGGTTACCAAATTACCAACCCACCTCTCTGTTTCTCccaactctctttctctctttcaaccTTGAAGTCTtaggctctgtttggataatgagatgaaatgagatgattttaaattaaagttgaaagttgaataaaatattgttagaatattattttttaatattattattgttttaagatttgaaaaaattgaattgtttattatattttatgtgaaaacttaagaaaattgtaatgatgatatgaaatcatctctctatccaaacaggACCTTACttatcaatttttgttttgcattattaAATCACGTTTTCTTCTTAAACCTAATGATTCAACAATGTGTTGATTGCgtaaaatataaagtttataaattattattttttcctataaatacGTATATAGTCATCGAATAATACGTCGTATCTAAGGGCTATGTCCCTTCTATAACTGCATTAGTTGGAAAGGTAAGAGATGAGGTGAATAAATGAGACTAATATCCTTCTTGAAATATTCGGAGGGATTTAAATTTAGAAGAATACTCTATGTATTGTATTcttaatagataaatatttgttCTGTAtagaaattttacataaaatattttataaactgacgtaaattaatataatatgttttttttttagcgaAATGTAATATGTTAGATGTGGTGCATAGTTGGGATTGTCGCAGTTAATACATAtttgagaaaatctatttgtcaGACTTAATTTTTACACACCCAACACATAATTGATGTAATAGTTTTCCATATCAGCtatgctaaaaaattattattattttattttattttttaaattataatggaTCCCATTATAAGTGGATGGCTTATgtactatttaaaatttgtttactatTCAGCAAATATACACTTGAAAGCGTTTTTAAAGTTGTTAAGGAGGTTTACAACATTATCTGCATTCTTTTAATTGTTTAGGTGTTTAAATAACttgttataaatttatcaaacatataaattttttttatacaatgaGGGTGAGTGTTTCGAatccagattttttatttagagaatcGGATCATATACTATCAAGTTATCAGACTCTTGACGTCAAATATATAACTAGtttataacaataataacacTACAATTTGCGGGTCACattaaattgtataaatttaatttgtataaaatttatatatagacctattagagcattagtattgggttcatcatttttatcttcaaaatttgatgaaaagtacatgtttttcataaatctaaaacttctctatctataaccccacattggattagctattggattcatcaaaataataatataatattattttgttaataataatattttaatttattttttttatattttacaattacactaactatatgttaattaataatttaatttgatatttaaattattgtttctcaacttaaatatattgtggctcaaaattgagaaacactaatttaaataaataaaataatggttatagagtgtgaatagtgagtcttcaaatttgaagatgaagagaaatatactgtagctcaaaacttgacatttgagcatatgatgaatccaatgccaggagtttaaagctaaaatcatcaaattttaaagataataccAATGCTcgtacttatatattttaagaaatttcaACGAGACTCCGGTAGCTATTTAGAACTAAATCCAAAATGCCCAATATATGCATCTTATTctataagagaaatgttttaattataaatagattttataaaaataaaattataaattaatctatattaatttataaatttataaatttatttttataaaattttgattacGGGAGCAGTTACCCTCCTTATACTGAGAAGAGTCGAAGAGTCGTCCTAAAGGCAGTCTTGATTGAAGCTTTGATCTGCAATGATTAATTGGGTTGTTGGGTCTAGCCAGCCCGACGATGTTGGATCTTCAAGGTTATtattctcttcattttctttatctaGAAAGCAAAAAATGATTGGTAATGGAATGAAAATACATTGAgtgtattaaaaatataagctATCATAGAAAAGTCAATTAATCAAACGGAAACGAAAAGTCAATTAATCAAAGGCTAATTAATATCTACGTTAatatcttgtttgttttccaaaaacatttcatctcatctcatctcacttcattattataactttttcaaattttcatacaaaataaattaaacaattcaatttttttaaattttaaaataataataatattaaaaaatatattctaataatattttatttaattttttaattttaatctcaattcatctcatctcatctctgaaaacaaacgagtcctgTTCAAATTATTCGCAACGCAAAACCAGTTACAAACAAAAATATCGATAAAGTCATGACGGCCTGCCTTTGTTTACGTGGGCGTAGGGTGCAaactttatttatatagaatCCTTTTTTGGGGTTGGATCCTCTACGGCCGAGAAATCCAAAGAAAATAACGACGATGAACAAAATATAACCGTCCAATTCCCAAAATCACTGATCTGAGTCGTTCAACTCTCTGGTCCACGTTGTCCACGTGACACCGcgttttccctctctctttcgaCGGCGTTgacaagtctctctctctccagccaTTTCGCCTCTCTGGCTCTTTGAGTTTGGACAGCTCCTTCagcttctctgttttttttttctccctcgTACTGCTCAAAACCAAGCCTTATTCTATCCAAAATTTCTTGGCAAAGTTACTGAAGTTGTTTACAATTACTTCTCCTGTTCGTTTAGTAGTTTTCATCGGGGAGAGAATTTTTGGAGGGGGCACCTTCTCGCACTTTTCGCTGTTCTTCTTGTCAACAAAAACCCCGGCGGTGTATCTTCATGGGTTTAACTCTCTATGCATCACCTACCAAGATTTTTCAGTCATAGGAAGGGATCTGGAACCATGGATCGGAGGAAGAATCCGAGGAGACCGAGGCTCGAGCGTCGTAATGCGGCGAAGCACATAGAGTACGACGCAGGCTCCTCGTCGTCCTCCCTCGAGGACTCTACGTCGTCTTCTTCTCTCCACACTCGATCCCTCGATCCCTCGAACCGTACGAGCTTCAGAGTGGAAGGAACCGACGGCGAATTCGATTTGATATGCAAGAGTTTGGGGTTATCCCCCGAAGACTTTGCCATACCCGCGGAGGCGTGGGAGGCGCTGAAGATCCGATCGTCTTCGGATGTTCTACCTAGGTCGAGACCGCCCGAGTTGGATAGTACGAAAAGAGAGGAAGTGAAAAACACGGAGGAAATTGTAGCTGCAGCTGCCTGGCGTGTGAGAGATACAGTTGGTGCTAATATTGGGGATATAGCAGAGTTGAACCGGGCTGATCCCGCCGAGTCAAGTGGTTGTTGTGTAAGTGGTAATTGTGCCAGTGGTGGTGGAGGAAATGGCATTAAAGGGATTCGGCCGCCGCCGGTGCTCAAGCGGCCACCCGCGATGAAGCTTCCGGAAATCGATCATGGGCGGTCTACTTGGGACCTTTTGAAGGACTTTGCGCCGGAGGCCGAGAGAGGCGGTTGGGAAACTTTCCGTGGTAGTTCTAGCTCTTCTTCCGATGAAAAAGTAGAGGAgggtaaagaagaagaagaaaaagaagaagagcaaGGAGTTGTGCTGGCAAGGGTAAAGGGAGAGGTGGAGGACGAGGTAGCTCCGCTCTCGGAGTCGTGTTCGTTTACCACGTCGAATTGTGACGATTCGTCTAGCAGTACCACGGAGCGTATGTCGAATATTTCTCCTAACGGGAGAGTTAGGCCTACTATCACGTCTTGGGAAAAGGGTGTGCTTCTGGGACGCGGGTCGTTCGGATCAGTGTATGAAGGAATCTCTGAGTAAGTTTTTATTTGCTCGAACTATATAAGCACTTCCAAAATCAGCTTTCTGGCGTAAGACAATGCTAAGTGTGTGATTCTTTTATCTGGAGTTTTCATTAGATATCttcctgtttttgtttttgtttttataagcaGATATCTTCCTCTTAAGCTAACAATTAGTTTGAAGGAATGACGAACTTGGTGTGTGTAACTTAGCAATAAAAAAGTATTAGTATTCTTCTCCTCCTTAAAGGGTAAGGCTACGATCAGAGGACCCTATTTAAGAGGTTTTCCCTATTTTCACTTAAGACATTTTAATGTTCTAACCCCTAACAGCTAGAGATCTACATTAGAGCTTAAAATAGGATCATccgaggaagaaaaagaaaggaaactaGATTACTCAAAGAAGTAGGTCTAGCAAATCCTTAGCCAGATAGAGAAGTTTTTTTTacgattgaaaaaaaaatcctcaatcAAGCTAAGGATTTGCAACTATTTGCCAACTTAGATTTGTATCTCTAATTCTATGTCAAGTTTAAGATCTGATCCTATATGATTTTTGGACCTATTGAGAAGTTAGGTCCGCATGATTAGGGTCCATTCATAGTTTCAAGCATTTGATGAGGCATCTTGTTATAATTTTGAAACATAAACTAGTTTGTGTAAACTAAATTCGATGGAAGTGCCTAAATGTAAGGGAAgtgcctatatatatttatctttttagaCATTTTCAGCTCCTAACCTTTGTTACTCTCTAAGTTGTTCTCCTGATAACACCTGCCTCTTTCATGATTCATCATTCCTTCAATTAATAGAGCAGTGGTGGTATTATTGAGAAGTCCACGATTGGAAAAAGGTTTTGAGTATAAGACGATTTTAGTATGTGAATGTATTCAAGTTGTATTCAGCAATCAATTGCAATCTTTATTGCACGAGCCATACCTCTTCTGACTGTGACCCTGATAATTTCCTTGCACCATCTCTTTTCTATTCTTCAAATCCATTAGGTGATGCAACGAAAAGTGATCTCCTAACATGCACAATTTTCCGATAAAAGGTTTCTATATCTCAACGGGAAATGATTTGAATCTAAGGTCTACTGCATAACATTTTACCCTCTTTACTACCTGCAAAGTTCCGCTGCCTACGTTGTGTTGTTAATAAACGGACAACAATGTAGTTGATTAAGTGTTTTTCGGCTGCTTGCCTCATTAGATCCTCATAAGCTTGTGGTCAGAGTTTTGAAAGGAAACATAAGAttgttcccccccccccccaaaacacccaaaacatGGCTCCttctaggggtgtcaaatcgtgttaacagatcgtgttcgtgtcgtgtcaagacatgtatattatactatatgggtcaaccttaacccgacccgttaagcttatcgtgtcaaaatctcaaatactAACATGACCCATTAACATAACAGGTCGTGTCATGTCAATCAGTTTTGACCCGTTTATGTATATGGGTTGAACAGACCCGAAATTAACCTAACCCGTTTGACCtagttaagtttaacataattttatataaattttaaaatcacaatatctataaaaaatataaaactaactacaagtcaaaaattacaatccaaataataaaaatatcgaaattaaaatcccaacaattttatttttaggtataagggtataattgtaactttaactttcttaatgggtcataacgggttgactcgttatcaacccgttaagcaatcgtgtcttaacgggtcaactcattttaacccgaacccgttaagactaAACCCTAATccacttttatcgtgtcgtgttcgtgttgggttaacgggtcatgtcacatattgtcacccctagCTCCTTCTTCCTGTTCAATATATAGTAATGTTTTAATGCAGCCGTGGAAGATCGATATGCTGTTACTTTTTATTTCAGAGATTCCAAGATTTATTTTGTGGCCCACGTGCAATCTAAGATTGGGTCAAGTATCATATGGTTTTGAAGGTTAAGTCATTTGGGAGTTTTAGGTTGAATCAATTCTTGAGATacggttttatttttatgggttatgATTAGTTTTGTACCGAGGGGAGAATTGTTGCATTTGAAAGTCTTGCAAATTGaggatattttgaaaatatggtaGAGTATTGGAGTTTGTCCAGTGTGTTATTTTATGTTCTCAATtctaaatttacattttactgGATTTTTTTGGTCTTTAGTTTACTAGTCAACTAGTAGTCTTAAATCTAGCTGACAATGGAACACGTTCAAGACATTCATTAATATACTTTAAGCATACGAAGTATCTAGACGTTTTGGTAATGGACTGCTGACTATCTGGTTACTGGAGGTATATGTGCTGTAACTGTTCTCTCTCCCTTCTTATTTGCATTCTGGTATTGTTCATGGATATTGTTCACAGGtctaaacttttattttcttctttttctacaACCTCAAGTCAAGCCTTTCTCCTTAACTATCAAAACATTAAAATCCCATATATTTTCCTGCCATTAGCCTTTCTCAATAGCTatcaaaacatcaaaacaaGCCATACAATATCTACTTTTGCTGCTACTTCGTAGTTGCTGCACCTTGTCATCCTCTGTTTCATGCCCTTTTCACCCCTTAAATCAAGCCACAAACATTGTAATATTTCTGTCCATAATTCTAACAttcttaaaaaactaattttgaaaccctaagcCCACCACAAACAGACATTGACCAGTTTTCTCTACTCTTACCTATGTCACACGAATTGATCTCGTCATTTCCTTGTCTTAAAGCATTTTGATGAACTAAGGGCAAACCTTTGATGCCATCTTGGTGTCTCAAAGATTGCGATAGGAATGCTTGTGGTAATGATTTGTATTAGACAGTAACTAGAGGCAAAAACTGTAGAACATATACCCGTGAGAGTGCAGCCTAGTTTGGGCTTGGGATCAGCAGACTTAGACATCCTAGGTTTGAATCGTTTGATCCCACACTAGGAGTTTTTTTGAAGTACTTGATAAATGGTCTGTCTCGTGTAGTTGTGTATCCAAGGTTTACTCTTCAGGGTTGAGTCCAAAGTTGTATTCAAGGTTTACTCTAGTGGGGTTGTCTAGTGAGGTTTCACATCATCAGAAGAAAGTGTTGGACATATGGTTTTGGGTTTCACTTCATTTCATATCAGCCATAGAGGAAGGGGCTTGAAAAGGGATGGATTTATCGAGTTTGAAGGTTTCCTtaacttacatata carries:
- the LOC109012440 gene encoding mitogen-activated protein kinase kinase kinase 1-like, with the translated sequence MHHLPRFFSHRKGSGTMDRRKNPRRPRLERRNAAKHIEYDAGSSSSSLEDSTSSSSLHTRSLDPSNRTSFRVEGTDGEFDLICKSLGLSPEDFAIPAEAWEALKIRSSSDVLPRSRPPELDSTKREEVKNTEEIVAAAAWRVRDTVGANIGDIAELNRADPAESSGCCVSGNCASGGGGNGIKGIRPPPVLKRPPAMKLPEIDHGRSTWDLLKDFAPEAERGGWETFRGSSSSSSDEKVEEGKEEEEKEEEQGVVLARVKGEVEDEVAPLSESCSFTTSNCDDSSSSTTERMSNISPNGRVRPTITSWEKGVLLGRGSFGSVYEGISEDGILLAVKEVSLLDQGSQGNESVSQLEQEIALLSQFEHENIVQYYGTAKDESKLYIFLELVKGSLLKLYESYSLRDSQVSPYTRQILHGLKYLHDRNVVHRDIKCANILVDASGSVKLADFGLAKATKFNDLLSCKGTPFWMAPEVVNRRNQGYGLPADIWSLGCTVLEMLTRRIPYSDWEPMAALFKIGKGEPPPVPDSLSTDARDFILQCLQAKPDRRPTAARLLDHPFVKRPLPTSSGLT